A portion of the Nitrosomonadales bacterium genome contains these proteins:
- the hemF gene encoding oxygen-dependent coproporphyrinogen oxidase, with protein MDSAAVKEYLLELQELIVERLEQVDGKSFLRDKWTRATGSGGIGKGEGISCIIEEGNVLERGGVAFSHVQGDKMPASATAHRPELAGCSWEAMGVSLVMHPRNPMHRPRMPTCACSLAHKPDDDKGVLVRRRHGPYAPYYGFEEDAIHFHQVCKNSLTPFDPSLHAKYKKWCDEYFFLKHRNEPRGVGGIFFDDLSEPDFESCFAIQQSVGDHYLSAYVPLLEKRKDMPYGERERDFQLYRRGRYVEFNLVIDRGTIFGLQSNGRTESILLSMPPLVKWRYDWHPEAGTPEAELYDRFLVPKDWV; from the coding sequence ATGGATAGCGCCGCTGTAAAGGAATACCTGCTGGAGCTGCAGGAACTGATCGTCGAACGTCTGGAACAGGTGGACGGCAAGTCCTTCCTGCGCGACAAGTGGACGCGCGCCACGGGTTCGGGCGGCATCGGCAAGGGCGAGGGCATCAGCTGCATCATCGAGGAAGGCAATGTGCTGGAGCGCGGCGGGGTGGCGTTCTCGCATGTGCAGGGCGACAAGATGCCCGCGTCCGCCACCGCGCACCGTCCCGAGCTGGCCGGTTGTTCGTGGGAGGCGATGGGCGTGTCGCTGGTGATGCATCCGCGCAATCCTATGCACCGACCTCGCATGCCAACGTGCGCATGTTCGCTGGCGCACAAGCCGGACGACGACAAAGGTGTTCTGGTTCGGCGGCGGCATGGACCTTACGCCCCTTACTACGGCTTCGAAGAAGATGCGATCCACTTCCATCAGGTGTGCAAGAACTCGCTGACGCCGTTCGATCCCTCACTGCACGCGAAATACAAGAAATGGTGCGACGAGTATTTCTTCCTCAAGCATCGCAACGAGCCGCGCGGTGTGGGCGGCATCTTCTTCGACGATCTTTCCGAGCCGGATTTCGAATCCTGTTTCGCCATCCAGCAGAGCGTGGGCGACCATTACCTGTCGGCCTATGTGCCGTTGCTGGAGAAGCGCAAGGACATGCCCTACGGCGAGCGCGAGCGCGACTTCCAGTTGTATCGTCGCGGCCGCTATGTGGAGTTCAATCTGGTGATCGACCGTGGCACCATCTTCGGGCTGCAATCGAATGGCCGCACCGAATCCATCCTGCTCTCCATGCCGCCGTTGGTGAAGTGGCGCTACGACTGGCATCCGGAAGCGGGCACGCCGGAAGCGGAGTTGTACGACAGGTTCCTCGTACCGAAAGACTGGGTGTAA
- a CDS encoding SAM-dependent DNA methyltransferase, which translates to MSNVSGIIKSIQDIMRKDVGVDGDAQRISQLVWMFFLKIYDDRELELEYTEDNYKSPLPEHLRWRNWAKDPEGMTGDELSDFVNLQLFPTLKDKLVVTGEVGKRALVIRNLFEDAYNYMKSGTLMRQVINKICEINFNNTADRHTFGSIYEQILKDLQSAGNAGEFYTPRAVTQFIVNRINPKLAESVLDPACGTGGFLACTIDHKRNNYVKVTGDEEVLQQSIFGVEKKSLPHMLCTTNMILHGIDTPTRIEHKNTLSRPYTDYTPKDQVDVIITNPPFGGMEEDGIEKNFPANLRTRETADLFMALIIRRLKDGGRAAVVLPDGFLFGEGMKTRLKEMLQQECNLHTIVRLPNNVFAPYTGIKTNILFFTKGRPTEHVWYYEHPYPEGVKSYNKTKPMRFEEFETEISWWGNEADGFKTRVQNEQAWQVPVADIVARNYNLDIKNPHVGEQISHDPDQLLQQYQQQQATIAGLRNQLKDVLQQALHRGEA; encoded by the coding sequence ATGAGCAATGTAAGCGGAATCATCAAGTCCATTCAGGACATCATGCGCAAGGATGTGGGTGTCGATGGCGATGCACAACGCATCAGCCAACTGGTATGGATGTTCTTCCTCAAGATTTACGACGACCGCGAGCTGGAGCTCGAATACACAGAAGACAATTACAAGTCGCCGCTGCCCGAGCACCTGCGCTGGCGCAACTGGGCCAAAGACCCGGAAGGTATGACCGGCGACGAGCTTTCCGATTTCGTGAACTTGCAGCTTTTCCCCACCCTGAAAGACAAGCTTGTTGTAACCGGCGAGGTCGGCAAACGCGCGCTGGTGATTCGCAACCTGTTTGAAGATGCCTACAACTACATGAAGTCGGGCACCCTGATGCGGCAGGTGATCAACAAAATCTGCGAGATCAACTTCAACAACACCGCCGACCGCCACACCTTCGGCAGCATCTACGAGCAGATACTCAAAGACCTGCAAAGTGCGGGCAATGCGGGCGAGTTCTACACGCCGCGCGCCGTTACCCAATTCATCGTCAACCGCATCAACCCCAAGCTGGCCGAGAGCGTGCTTGATCCCGCCTGTGGCACGGGCGGCTTCCTGGCCTGCACCATCGATCACAAGCGCAACAATTACGTGAAGGTCACGGGGGATGAAGAAGTGTTGCAACAGAGCATCTTCGGCGTCGAGAAAAAATCTCTGCCACACATGCTTTGCACCACCAACATGATCTTGCACGGCATCGACACGCCCACCCGTATCGAACACAAGAATACGCTGAGCCGCCCTTACACCGACTACACGCCCAAGGATCAGGTCGATGTCATCATCACCAACCCGCCCTTCGGCGGCATGGAAGAGGATGGTATCGAGAAGAACTTCCCGGCCAACCTGAGAACACGGGAAACGGCCGACCTGTTCATGGCGCTGATCATCCGCCGTCTGAAGGACGGGGGGCGCGCCGCCGTGGTGCTGCCGGATGGTTTCCTGTTCGGTGAGGGCATGAAAACCCGCCTCAAAGAAATGTTGCAGCAAGAGTGCAACCTGCACACCATCGTGCGACTGCCCAACAACGTGTTCGCGCCCTACACCGGCATCAAGACCAATATCCTGTTCTTCACCAAAGGCAGACCCACCGAGCACGTCTGGTACTACGAGCACCCCTATCCAGAAGGCGTGAAGAGCTACAACAAAACCAAGCCCATGCGCTTCGAGGAATTCGAAACTGAGATTAGCTGGTGGGGAAACGAGGCAGACGGTTTCAAGACGCGCGTACAGAACGAGCAAGCCTGGCAAGTGCCGGTCGCTGACATCGTCGCGCGCAACTACAACCTCGACATCAAAAACCCCCACGTCGGCGAACAGATCAGCCACGACCCCGACCAACTGTTGCAGCAGTATCAGCAGCAGCAAGCCACCATTGCTGGGCTACGCAACCAGCTCAAGGATGTTTTGCAGCAAGCATTGCATCGGGGCGAGGCGTAA
- a CDS encoding restriction endonuclease subunit S, with the protein MSLCDQLEQQQTFSLAAHQTLVDALLGTLARVESQQEFSAAWARIASQFDTLFTTEASIDQLKQTILQLAVMGKLVPQDPNDEPASVLLENIADVRERLASEGRIRKPKELPNIGDSEELIALPVGWAWALIPQVVADDKYAIKRGPFGSAIRKDYFVSSGYKVYEQQHAIKDDFSLGEYYIDEDKFNELKAFEVKPNDIIISCSGTVGKVAVAPAWMEPGIINQALLKLSLNEGALTNDYFKILFPAFYMRTETLSELQGTAQKNMVSVETLKHEPFPLPPLAEQHRIVAKVDELMALCDALKERLAEAQTIQVHLADAIVEQAVA; encoded by the coding sequence ATGTCTCTGTGCGACCAACTGGAGCAACAACAAACTTTCAGCCTCGCAGCCCACCAAACCTTGGTCGATGCCCTGCTCGGCACGCTCGCCCGCGTCGAGTCGCAACAGGAATTCAGCGCAGCGTGGGCGCGTATTGCCAGCCAATTCGACACCCTGTTCACCACCGAAGCCAGCATCGACCAACTCAAACAAACCATCCTCCAGCTCGCCGTCATGGGTAAGCTCGTTCCGCAAGATCCCAATGACGAACCGGCGAGTGTGTTGTTGGAGAACATCGCAGATGTAAGAGAACGGTTGGCTAGTGAAGGTCGAATCAGAAAGCCAAAAGAACTACCTAACATTGGCGACAGTGAAGAATTAATTGCTTTGCCAGTCGGCTGGGCATGGGCTTTGATTCCGCAAGTAGTTGCGGATGATAAATACGCAATTAAGCGCGGGCCCTTTGGCAGTGCGATCAGAAAGGATTATTTCGTTTCAAGTGGCTACAAAGTATATGAGCAGCAACACGCTATCAAAGATGATTTCTCATTAGGCGAATATTACATTGATGAAGATAAATTCAATGAACTGAAAGCTTTTGAAGTAAAACCCAACGACATAATTATTAGCTGCTCTGGAACGGTAGGAAAGGTTGCTGTTGCGCCAGCTTGGATGGAGCCTGGGATAATAAATCAAGCGCTTCTCAAGCTATCGCTAAATGAAGGCGCGCTGACCAATGACTACTTCAAGATACTTTTCCCCGCGTTTTACATGCGGACGGAAACTCTATCGGAATTGCAAGGTACAGCTCAAAAGAACATGGTTTCCGTTGAAACGTTAAAGCATGAGCCATTTCCTCTTCCCCCCCTTGCCGAACAACACCGCATCGTTGCCAAAGTCGATGAACTGATGGCGCTATGCGATGCGCTCAAGGAACGGCTCGCCGAGGCGCAGACCATCCAAGTCCACCTCGCCGACGCCATCGTCGAGCAGGCCGTTGCCTGA
- the arsC gene encoding arsenate reductase (glutaredoxin) (This arsenate reductase requires both glutathione and glutaredoxin to convert arsenate to arsenite, after which the efflux transporter formed by ArsA and ArsB can extrude the arsenite from the cell, providing resistance.), whose amino-acid sequence MSVSMYYNPKCSKCRATLALLQEKGIEPELIHYLEAAPTAAMLAAVLVKLGKGAKDVIRFNEDDAKALGISPADDRSDAEWLNIISANPKLLERPIVINGDRAAIGRPPENVLEIL is encoded by the coding sequence ATGAGCGTATCAATGTATTACAACCCCAAATGTAGCAAGTGCAGAGCGACCTTGGCCTTGCTGCAGGAAAAAGGAATCGAGCCGGAGCTGATCCACTATCTCGAAGCCGCGCCTACTGCTGCGATGCTGGCGGCGGTGCTGGTCAAGCTGGGCAAAGGGGCCAAGGATGTCATTCGCTTCAATGAGGATGACGCAAAGGCGCTCGGCATTTCCCCGGCAGATGATCGATCAGATGCTGAATGGCTGAACATCATTTCAGCCAACCCGAAGCTGCTGGAACGTCCGATCGTGATCAATGGCGACAGGGCGGCGATTGGTAGACCGCCTGAGAATGTGCTCGAAATACTTTAG
- a CDS encoding SIR2 family protein, whose product MTQALQKIWCDEDEHCRYEHFADFNEWLDSEEGQEVRVEYGVDALPQPSKALFSGDRSGYDEAFQEFRKERRHEALGELFFQEQFGEDHWFQRNVDHFVQLVDLMYAGAVVPFVGAGVSAAGGFSTWKDHLRRQGKTAHIASERIDWLLFNGDYETILEEIEAVRGREVFINEIRDEFSRNLNIPDVVWRISELFADTVITTNYDRLIETSFETGEAGKVQVINGLDAMEKPDPKKITVIKLHGDIKNPKRCILSKNQYDEAYGNGSLNMHKPIPKLLAYHYKNSSLLFLGCSLRNDRTVQVFRAIRAGMGEEEETKQHFSIEQAPDSLEEIAQRNAELANLGITPIWFEKDRYELVESILGLAKNELRHRGVAPQPVMTEESPAVNLDLDLSHFLRDFIDLMPLMYWLHQAVPKSATEKYLSAMQRVFHAHSIFTRHTDQRLTWALDNLLRALANSAEFDGYTHGKLSVAFESIQGYLKSIGEENHLGDKFEWNIHELLTIPAMQLDALVAHRADGNPDYHALRLIAALLQHGKNQRVSQTDFSELPGAVNHEFGDYLSLALSSNLGLIVPDRLDDIYTGDIRNLCEVAWGNFDKPIELKFFERVKLTIALIFK is encoded by the coding sequence ATGACTCAGGCACTGCAGAAAATCTGGTGTGACGAAGACGAGCATTGCCGCTACGAGCACTTTGCCGATTTCAACGAATGGCTGGATAGCGAAGAGGGGCAGGAAGTCCGGGTTGAATACGGCGTCGATGCTTTGCCCCAGCCCAGCAAGGCGCTCTTTTCGGGCGACAGAAGCGGCTATGACGAGGCGTTCCAGGAGTTTCGCAAGGAGCGGCGCCACGAAGCACTGGGCGAACTCTTCTTTCAAGAGCAATTTGGCGAAGACCACTGGTTTCAGCGCAATGTGGATCACTTCGTCCAGCTTGTTGACCTCATGTATGCGGGGGCGGTGGTGCCGTTTGTCGGGGCTGGTGTTTCGGCGGCGGGCGGGTTCTCAACCTGGAAAGATCATCTTCGCCGCCAAGGTAAGACGGCCCATATCGCCTCGGAGCGGATTGATTGGCTACTATTCAACGGTGACTACGAGACGATTTTGGAAGAGATCGAGGCTGTCCGTGGCCGCGAAGTATTCATCAACGAAATTCGTGATGAGTTTTCTCGTAATCTCAATATCCCCGATGTAGTCTGGCGCATCTCAGAGTTGTTCGCGGATACGGTTATTACGACCAATTATGATCGTTTGATTGAGACGAGCTTCGAAACGGGCGAGGCAGGTAAGGTTCAGGTGATCAACGGGCTGGATGCAATGGAAAAGCCAGATCCGAAGAAGATCACGGTCATCAAGCTGCACGGCGACATCAAGAATCCGAAGCGCTGCATCCTCAGCAAGAACCAATACGATGAAGCCTATGGCAACGGCAGCCTGAATATGCACAAGCCTATTCCCAAGCTGCTCGCCTACCATTACAAAAACAGCAGTCTGCTGTTTTTAGGCTGTAGCCTGCGCAATGACAGAACGGTGCAGGTATTCAGGGCGATCAGGGCAGGCATGGGTGAAGAGGAGGAAACCAAACAGCACTTCTCCATCGAGCAAGCCCCTGACAGTCTTGAAGAGATCGCGCAGCGCAATGCGGAACTGGCCAATCTGGGCATCACCCCGATCTGGTTTGAAAAAGACCGCTACGAGCTTGTCGAAAGCATTCTTGGCCTTGCCAAGAATGAACTGCGCCACCGTGGGGTAGCACCTCAACCGGTAATGACTGAGGAAAGTCCAGCAGTTAATCTGGATTTGGACTTGAGTCATTTCTTGCGCGACTTTATCGATTTGATGCCGTTGATGTACTGGCTGCATCAGGCTGTTCCGAAGTCGGCGACCGAAAAATACCTTTCGGCCATGCAGCGCGTTTTCCATGCGCATTCAATTTTTACCCGGCATACAGATCAGCGTCTGACATGGGCGCTGGATAACCTGCTTCGTGCTTTGGCGAATTCCGCCGAGTTTGATGGATATACCCATGGAAAGCTTTCAGTAGCTTTTGAGTCTATACAGGGGTATCTGAAATCAATCGGTGAAGAAAATCACCTGGGTGATAAATTTGAATGGAATATTCACGAACTGCTGACCATCCCTGCCATGCAGCTTGATGCGCTTGTGGCGCATAGGGCCGATGGCAACCCGGACTATCACGCCTTACGTTTGATCGCTGCCTTGCTGCAGCACGGAAAGAATCAGCGCGTATCGCAAACTGATTTTAGTGAATTGCCGGGTGCGGTGAATCATGAGTTCGGCGACTATCTGTCATTGGCGCTCTCTAGCAACCTTGGTCTCATCGTTCCAGACAGGCTTGATGATATCTATACGGGTGACATTCGGAATTTGTGCGAAGTGGCTTGGGGTAACTTTGATAAGCCAATCGAGCTCAAGTTTTTTGAGCGTGTGAAATTAACGATTGCACTTATTTTTAAGTAG
- a CDS encoding YkgJ family cysteine cluster protein gives MKTTLIQLHEDIAERVRTIRMDHADWLCGKGCDGCCQQLAEVPQLTAAEWDLLREGLVDLPPEHLQAIHIKMTALSNQQSRPFTCPMLDLVAGTCPVYAQRPVACRTYGYYVQRDKGLYCRDIEIREADGALADVVWGNHDAIDQSLAGLGENRALTDWFAHWLVDSQ, from the coding sequence ATGAAGACCACACTGATCCAACTCCATGAAGATATCGCCGAGCGCGTACGAACCATCCGGATGGATCACGCCGACTGGTTGTGCGGCAAGGGTTGCGATGGTTGTTGTCAGCAGCTTGCGGAGGTGCCGCAACTGACAGCAGCAGAATGGGATCTACTGCGGGAGGGGTTGGTCGATCTGCCGCCGGAACACTTGCAGGCGATCCACATCAAGATGACCGCCCTGAGCAACCAGCAGTCGCGCCCCTTCACTTGCCCGATGCTGGATCTTGTTGCCGGCACCTGTCCTGTCTATGCCCAGCGCCCGGTGGCGTGCCGCACCTACGGCTATTACGTGCAGCGCGATAAAGGTCTTTATTGTCGGGACATCGAGATCCGTGAGGCAGATGGCGCGCTGGCCGATGTGGTGTGGGGCAATCACGATGCCATCGATCAGAGCCTCGCCGGTCTCGGCGAGAACCGCGCCTTGACTGACTGGTTCGCGCACTGGTTGGTGGACAGTCAGTAA
- a CDS encoding SlyX family protein — translation MNEERLIDIETKLAFQEDQIDELNKTVYQQQQKLDQLTEVCKALAGQVRVLAEAGNDGKSPANERPPHY, via the coding sequence ATGAACGAAGAACGCCTGATCGACATCGAAACCAAACTCGCCTTCCAGGAAGACCAGATCGACGAACTGAACAAGACGGTCTACCAGCAGCAACAAAAGCTGGATCAGCTAACGGAAGTTTGCAAGGCGCTGGCAGGCCAGGTTCGGGTGCTGGCGGAAGCGGGGAATGACGGCAAGTCCCCGGCAAATGAGAGGCCGCCGCATTACTAA
- a CDS encoding nucleotide pyrophosphohydrolase → MSEADFDRIKRQVRQFVVERDWDQFHSPKNLSMALIVEAAELVEHFQWLTEEQSANLPPEKLSEVEQELADIQVYLISLAANLKLDLIAAVDKKLVLNAQKYPADRVRGSNKKYSEYE, encoded by the coding sequence ATGAGCGAAGCGGATTTTGACCGGATAAAACGGCAGGTGCGGCAGTTCGTGGTGGAGCGTGACTGGGACCAGTTCCATTCGCCGAAGAATCTTTCCATGGCGCTCATCGTGGAGGCGGCGGAGCTGGTGGAACATTTCCAGTGGCTCACCGAGGAGCAGAGCGCGAACCTGCCCCCGGAGAAGCTGTCCGAAGTGGAGCAGGAACTGGCGGATATCCAGGTGTATCTGATCAGCCTCGCGGCCAACCTCAAGCTCGATCTCATCGCCGCCGTGGACAAGAAGCTGGTGCTGAATGCGCAGAAATATCCGGCAGACAGGGTGCGTGGCAGCAACAAGAAATATTCGGAATACGAGTAA
- a CDS encoding nucleotidyltransferase family protein, protein MKSSQLLNVHRSEICRMVEQNHVRNPRVFGSVLHGEDAEGSDLDLLVDPLPGTTLLNLGALQVDLEQLLGVQVDVLTPGDLPPKFREVVLSEALPV, encoded by the coding sequence ATGAAATCGTCTCAATTACTTAACGTGCACCGCAGCGAAATTTGCCGCATGGTTGAGCAGAACCATGTGCGTAATCCGCGCGTGTTCGGTTCGGTATTGCACGGCGAGGATGCGGAAGGCAGCGACCTGGATCTGCTGGTTGATCCTTTGCCGGGAACGACGCTGCTGAATCTTGGAGCGCTTCAGGTTGATCTGGAGCAGTTGCTTGGCGTGCAGGTGGATGTGCTGACTCCCGGCGACCTCCCCCCCAAATTTCGCGAAGTAGTTCTGAGCGAAGCTTTGCCTGTATGA
- a CDS encoding DUF86 domain-containing protein, whose product MTSRSLRQADYLSHMLEAAVLAQSYVEGMEKADFLEDKKTQQAIILNVMVIGEAAIKLADEYPAFIARFPQVEWRSMRGMRNRLAHGYFDINLEIVWDTVKQALPILEDQLRQIQKSQ is encoded by the coding sequence ATGACTTCTCGCAGCTTGAGGCAGGCAGATTATCTTTCCCATATGCTGGAAGCCGCTGTGTTAGCGCAAAGCTACGTTGAGGGTATGGAGAAAGCGGATTTCCTTGAGGACAAGAAAACACAGCAGGCCATCATCCTTAACGTCATGGTGATCGGTGAGGCGGCGATCAAGCTGGCAGACGAATATCCGGCGTTCATCGCACGATTTCCCCAAGTAGAATGGAGAAGTATGCGCGGCATGCGCAACCGTTTGGCCCATGGCTATTTCGATATCAATCTGGAGATCGTCTGGGATACGGTGAAACAGGCGTTGCCGATCCTGGAAGACCAGCTTCGCCAGATCCAAAAATCGCAATAA
- a CDS encoding Sua5/YciO/YrdC/YwlC family protein, translating to MRTVLPVPSRTLVAFLRRGGVIAYPTESCYGLGCDPRNRRAVQRILKLKQRPQRKGLILIASDYRQVQPYIQPLTADEQLRLQQDGAQAVTYLMPAKPSCPRLLRGEHNTLAVRLTAHAFAKELCRNAKSALVSTSANRSGQRPARTFAECRRMFGENVRVLRGRVGKRKRPSTIRAWAGDRIVRR from the coding sequence ATGCGGACTGTATTGCCCGTTCCATCCCGTACTCTTGTCGCGTTCCTCCGGCGTGGCGGCGTGATCGCCTATCCGACCGAGTCGTGCTACGGCCTCGGTTGCGATCCGCGCAACCGGCGCGCGGTGCAGCGCATCCTGAAGCTGAAGCAGCGACCGCAGCGCAAGGGGCTGATCCTGATCGCGTCCGATTATCGTCAGGTGCAGCCTTATATCCAGCCGCTCACCGCTGATGAACAATTGCGCCTGCAACAGGACGGCGCGCAGGCGGTGACCTATCTGATGCCGGCGAAACCTTCCTGTCCGCGCTTGCTGCGCGGCGAACACAATACGCTGGCAGTGCGGCTGACGGCGCATGCCTTTGCGAAGGAACTGTGCCGCAACGCGAAGAGTGCGCTGGTTTCGACCAGCGCGAACCGCAGCGGGCAGCGTCCCGCGAGGACCTTTGCCGAGTGCCGGCGGATGTTCGGGGAAAATGTGCGGGTATTGCGCGGCCGGGTGGGAAAGCGCAAACGCCCATCGACGATACGGGCGTGGGCAGGTGATAGAATCGTGCGCAGATGA
- a CDS encoding plasmid stabilization protein: MTFQLVYTEQYEKRVARFLKRHPELENQYLRTLQLLEMNPYHPSLRLHALGGRLQGLHSVSINLSYRITLELLIRDKEIIPINVGDHDVAY, translated from the coding sequence ATGACCTTCCAGCTTGTATATACGGAGCAGTATGAAAAGCGCGTAGCGCGTTTTCTCAAACGCCATCCCGAGCTGGAAAACCAATACCTCAGGACACTGCAACTGCTGGAGATGAACCCGTACCATCCATCGCTGCGCTTGCATGCCCTGGGCGGAAGGTTGCAGGGGTTGCACTCGGTATCCATCAACCTCTCTTACCGCATCACGCTTGAGCTGTTGATTCGGGACAAAGAAATCATCCCGATCAATGTGGGCGATCATGATGTGGCTTATTGA
- a CDS encoding GIY-YIG nuclease family protein, with translation MAIEFEPTKSFCYRFARYELLDEIAKEPEAVSGAQFKMIDIAKRVIEKHLTPEQLAIEIPAAEADRTDTVYSALKFFVALHAKRLTSSPFTWLGNGGMYRLKSETDIQQEMEEAELDAEEVEDVTEFDGWIYAFSFPVLVKDGLAFPIKIGMTTKDVEGRVAYQCKGSATFDNPVILSRWQVRRVGAVESAIHATLKSRGKWRENVPGTEWFDTNLAEIETIIKFITQQ, from the coding sequence ATGGCTATTGAGTTTGAACCAACAAAATCGTTTTGCTATCGCTTTGCAAGATATGAGCTGCTTGATGAAATCGCCAAAGAGCCAGAGGCAGTTTCAGGTGCACAGTTCAAGATGATCGATATTGCGAAACGTGTCATAGAGAAACACTTAACACCTGAGCAACTCGCTATAGAGATTCCCGCTGCTGAGGCAGACCGAACTGACACGGTTTACAGTGCGCTAAAGTTCTTTGTTGCGCTCCATGCTAAACGGCTCACCAGCTCACCTTTTACGTGGCTAGGTAATGGAGGTATGTATCGGCTCAAGTCTGAGACGGATATTCAGCAGGAGATGGAAGAAGCTGAATTGGATGCAGAGGAGGTGGAGGACGTAACGGAATTCGATGGTTGGATTTACGCATTTAGCTTTCCCGTATTGGTTAAAGACGGGTTGGCTTTTCCAATCAAGATTGGCATGACGACCAAAGATGTTGAAGGGCGTGTCGCGTATCAGTGCAAAGGCAGCGCAACCTTCGATAATCCGGTGATATTAAGTAGATGGCAGGTTAGACGTGTTGGTGCAGTGGAATCTGCCATTCACGCAACGCTCAAGAGTCGAGGAAAATGGCGCGAGAATGTGCCCGGCACAGAATGGTTTGATACGAATCTTGCTGAGATTGAGACGATTATCAAATTCATAACGCAGCAATGA